The DNA region TGTAATTGGGCAACGTAGCGATTGAGCAATCCATCACTGCCCGTTGCTAAATCTTGAAACTTGTTTAATGCGCTGCCTGTTTCTGCGTAATACTCGGAATTCTGAGCGCTGGTACCCGCCAATTTGGCGTATTTATCTTTCGCAGAATCAACAATGGCTCTTAGATCTTTTTGAACGATTTCTATGGTCGTGATTTCAGTTAAATTCAGGGCGTCAGTCGTGCTGATGGTTCCCTCTCGAATTAAGTTTCCAATCGAGCGAACTTCATTAGCATCTTCGGTTTCAGTCGTATCTTCGCTTAAATCGTAAATAAGGCTATCAAGTTCATCTGCGATGTCTTCAAACCCAGAACGCTGTCCACTTATTTGTTTCGCTAACTCTAATTCTTGACGATGACTTTCAAAAACCACGGGGATTTTTTCTAAGTATTGATCAACGGACTCTTGGCTTTGTTTGAAAGGCTTGGCAATCTCTGGGTGCTCAGTGATAAGACTGAGCATTTGCTTTTGCGTGACTGGTAATTCGCAATAAATTCGTTGTAGGACCCTTCGTAGGTGCTCAACTCTTCGATAACCTCGATTTTTCGATGACGATTCACTCTATCGTTCGCTTCTAACAAGGTAGAGATGAGCTCTCCATTGGCTTGCAGCATTGGTGTCGCTTTATCGACTACATTACTCAAGTTTTGGTTGATGTTGCCGACGCCAGATAAACTGACAATGCTAATCACCAACAATAACAAGACGACTACACCAAAGCCGCCAGCTATACGAGTTGATACCGTTAAATTCATAAGAAACCCTGCTTTTCACTTATTTTTTTGCTGCCATTGAACCAAGATTGGATGGAAATATTCGAAACCCCTTCCACCTTACCTTAATAGCTTAGATCAAGAACTTACATCTTGCTTGAAATCTCGGTAAAGGTTATATCGGCCGGAAAAACAGTGAATTAAGCCCTATAGCCAAGAAATTTATTAACTTCTTGGCTTAGTTGGCTGTTTTTTATACCAATTATGAGGATTGAAGCGCTCGAATGCGCTCATCTAATGGAGGGTGAGAGGCCAGTAGCGATGCCAAAGAGGCCTTGCCACCCGTGATTCCAAAAGCAGACATGGTGCTGGGCATTTGGTTCTCGAGCCCACTTTCAGCTTTTAATCGAGCCAAAGCGGAAATCATGGAGTGTCGATCGGCTAAAGATGCGCCCGCCTGATCAGCTCGATACTCTCGTCGTCGACTAAACCATGCAACAATCATTGCCGCAAAGAAACCAAGAATAATTTCAGCGACAAAAGTCACTATGTAATAACCGATACCCAAACCTCGTTCAGTTTTGAAAACGACACGATCGACGGTGTGACCAATGATGCGAGCAAAGAACATCACGAAGGTATTCACCACCCCCTGAATCAGCGCCAAGGTCACCATATCACCATTGGCGACGTGACCTATTTCATGCCCTAAAACGGCCCTAACTTCATCACGACTAAAGCGATGAAGTAATCCAGCACTCACCGCAACCAAGGCATCGTTCTTATTCCACCCAGTGGCAAAGGCATTGGATTGTTCCGCCGGAAAAACGCCGACTTCTGGCATTTTGATGCCCGCTTTTGCAGATAAATCAGCAACCGTATCAAGTAACCAACGTTCCTGTTCATTTCGTGGTTGCGTAATAATCTGCGTACCAGTGAAACGCTTTGCCATCCATTTAGAGATAAAAAGCGACACTAGCGCACCAGCCATTCCGAACACAAAACAAAATACCAACAAAGCCGATAAATTTAAATCAGCCCCGTTACTTTGCAAAATTGAATTCACCCCTAATAAATTCAGGGTAATTCCGGCCAAAGCGACAATGGCCAAATTAGTTAATAAGAACAAACCTATTCTTAACATCGCGGTACCCTTAATAAGTCAACCAATGAATGATTACACAACTGAGTTAAATGGGGGCAGATCATTGGCAATCCAATGGCTTTGTACGCTCAAAAATGAAAAAAGGCCTGCAAAGCAGGCCTTTAAATGTTTCAAATAATTACCGAATTAAAGTTAGAAGTCATAACCCAAACGGAAGTAGTAGTACCCTCCGTTAAATCCAAACGGAGAAGTCACCGCATATTTAGCGCCGGCAATTCCCGCCCAAGGATTGTCTCCAGGCGTTTCATCAGTAATATTTTGTGCACCCAATACCAAGTTAAAGTTGTCGTTAATGTCGTAACCTAACTCAACATCCAGTGTGAACGAGCGATCTTCTTCGATTGGGAAGGCTTCAGAATCTAAGTGATCTTCATAGTAACCTGAGTAATGGTTATAACGAACGGTTGCTCGCCATTGGTCCCACTTTTGATTCATTGACAGCGTCGCACGAATATCAGGAAGGTTTTCTTCTAATAGGCGCGCTCTCGTTGCACTGATGGTATTAGAACTAGAAATATCAACCTGAGTATCAGTCCAGTTATAAACTAAGCCTAAGGTTGTGTCACCATCGAACCAGTTGGTTGTGTAGTTGGCAACAAGATCGATACCTTGAGTGCGTGAGTCAAAGTCGTTAGTAAAGAAACGGACTGAGCTGTAGCTTGTCGCATCAGTAACACCTTGATTGACAAGATCGGTAATATCTTGTGCGGTAAGCGCTTGAGGCGAAGTTAAGCTGATACGATCTTCAACTTTGATTCGATAGTAATCCACTGTAATGAAGAGATTTTCAAACTCCATTACCGAACCAATCGAGAAGTTTTTAGACTGCTCTGGGTTCAATGGCTGACCACCTTTTTGAATCGAAATCGGATTCGTAGGAGGCAGCGTCGCTTGATCTTCAAGTCCATTGTTACCAAAAGCGGTCGTTACGTTTCGAACATTTGACTGCCCGACCGTTGGCGCTCTAAAACCAGTACTGACGGCTGCACGAATGGCAACTTCATCAGTCCACTGGAAGCGGCCTGCAACTTTTGAGTTTTCAGTAAACCCAAAGTCAGAGTAGTCTTCAAAACGCGTCGCAAGACTCATAAAGAAACTATCACTTACGTCAATTTCTGCGTCAACATAAGCCGCCCAGTTGCTGCGACTCCATTCACCCGCATCACGAGGTTGGAAACCAGGGAAGCCGTTAGAACCGATGCCAAAGCCGTCAGCAGCATAAGGACCAACGGTGTAAGAGGCTTCATCACCGGCTTTAATGCCAAAGGCTTCGTCGCGATACTCAAAACCAGATGCGATATTTACTCGACCTACTGGGTATGACATATCGAAGTTGAAACCCTTTTCTTCTTGGCTGTATGAACCAGGGCTAAATTCCATTGGCGTATCAGGACCAAGCGACGGGTTGATGGTGTTTTTAATATTAAAATCGACTTGGTTTTTACCGTAAGTCACGCTTACATCGTAGTTAAAACCGCTATCAAACTCCTTCGAGTAACCAGTCACCAAAGACTGATCCGTCACGGTACCACCGAAACTTGGCGTGAAACCTCCTGGGAGCATTTCATTAAATGCAAAACAATTCGGATCGGCAAAAACATTACGCAGACCCGCTAAGTCTCCCGCAGGGAACACTGGGCATGACAAACCATCGTTGGGTGTTAAATCGATAACTAAGTGATTGCCATTGCCATCTGCGTTAACACCAGAACGAGTAAATGGATTACGATAATAAAAACCGCCCTCTACTTCTCGCTCAGCGAAGTTACCAAACATGTACCATTGAGAGTTATTTGATAGATCCACGCCCAAGTTGGCGAATAGTTTGTAATCCCCTTTAATTTCAGGAGAGCCCCAAACTTGCGCAGGATCAGCAATCTCACCGATGACGTCGTCGTTGCCCGCGGCACGCAATGCCGCAAGTGCTGCTGCATCGTCACGCTGGACACTACGGCTAGTTG from Pleionea litopenaei includes:
- a CDS encoding Tar ligand binding domain-containing protein — its product is MNLTVSTRIAGGFGVVVLLLLVISIVSLSGVGNINQNLSNVVDKATPMLQANGELISTLLEANDRVNRHRKIEVIEELSTYEGSYNEFIANYQSRKSKCSVLSLSTQRLPSLSNKAKSPLINT
- the htpX gene encoding protease HtpX encodes the protein MLRIGLFLLTNLAIVALAGITLNLLGVNSILQSNGADLNLSALLVFCFVFGMAGALVSLFISKWMAKRFTGTQIITQPRNEQERWLLDTVADLSAKAGIKMPEVGVFPAEQSNAFATGWNKNDALVAVSAGLLHRFSRDEVRAVLGHEIGHVANGDMVTLALIQGVVNTFVMFFARIIGHTVDRVVFKTERGLGIGYYIVTFVAEIILGFFAAMIVAWFSRRREYRADQAGASLADRHSMISALARLKAESGLENQMPSTMSAFGITGGKASLASLLASHPPLDERIRALQSS
- a CDS encoding TonB-dependent receptor plug domain-containing protein is translated as MNNHRKRGSSFWIKPSVVAVAATLSLSSFAAEQDDEKKAKEKNEDVKVVIVGSRAAPRSVGESAVPVDIISGEEFESQGITDMNSMLAVSVPSFNVNAQPISDAATLVRPANLRGLPPDSTLILLNGKRRHRSAVITFLGGGLSDGSQGPDISVIPSIALKQIEVLRDGAAAQYGSDAIAGVMNFVLKDSSSGGQVQLNSGQFFEGDGASTELSVNVGTELSERGFANFSLEYKTADPTSRSVQRDDAAALAALRAAGNDDVIGEIADPAQVWGSPEIKGDYKLFANLGVDLSNNSQWYMFGNFAEREVEGGFYYRNPFTRSGVNADGNGNHLVIDLTPNDGLSCPVFPAGDLAGLRNVFADPNCFAFNEMLPGGFTPSFGGTVTDQSLVTGYSKEFDSGFNYDVSVTYGKNQVDFNIKNTINPSLGPDTPMEFSPGSYSQEEKGFNFDMSYPVGRVNIASGFEYRDEAFGIKAGDEASYTVGPYAADGFGIGSNGFPGFQPRDAGEWSRSNWAAYVDAEIDVSDSFFMSLATRFEDYSDFGFTENSKVAGRFQWTDEVAIRAAVSTGFRAPTVGQSNVRNVTTAFGNNGLEDQATLPPTNPISIQKGGQPLNPEQSKNFSIGSVMEFENLFITVDYYRIKVEDRISLTSPQALTAQDITDLVNQGVTDATSYSSVRFFTNDFDSRTQGIDLVANYTTNWFDGDTTLGLVYNWTDTQVDISSSNTISATRARLLEENLPDIRATLSMNQKWDQWRATVRYNHYSGYYEDHLDSEAFPIEEDRSFTLDVELGYDINDNFNLVLGAQNITDETPGDNPWAGIAGAKYAVTSPFGFNGGYYYFRLGYDF